AAAGTTTCTACTGCCTTAAACATTTACTGAACCTTCCCCCgtggacttccacaaacaattcAAGGCCAAAATTTGCAAAATCCGTCCAGCCGTTTCCGAGTTTTGGCAAGACTAACGAGCagcatttgatttttatatacttaatgcGAAGATGATTTGCATCttgttttagtataattatgtttgttagtcaaccacgtcaaaactgacagctcgaataaaccaacctatCAGAGAgccggacgcgctctcgtttcgattactttaaatgtaaagcaaactcatactaagggtactgaaggTGGCTTCCGCAGCTCGAAAATAATTGTTCTACGCGGACAAAGTCGCGGGCGACATCTAGTCAATAATACGTACTCAACTCTCCGTCGTTTGCGAGACGGTGCCTCTTGTGAGTCGGAGTCTCCGGTTTGCGACCAGTACAGTCCCAGTGCGTGCTCCACGTCTTCCTCGCTGGCGCCGGTGCACAGGGCCGTGCGCTCGCGCAGCTGCGAGGGGGACAACTTCGTGCCCTCAGTAGCAAAGTACTGATACACGTTTACCAGCATCGCGGTTGCTTTATCCTAGAAAACAAGGTTTTTGTGTAGTACCAatcatatcgacggttaaaaggaaatagggtataagcgacattttggtcaaaaattagtttattatgctatcctacgtaaaattttccgcttactctcatggctctacgaggacatttttggcgtttataccctagcaaaaaaaaatacattttcctaGTATCCTTTCGATGACCGaagagtttaaacggctctcctgaacatttcattttttgtcgcttataccctatttccttttaaccgtcgatgttatactaagtgtgggagagtcatgcttcggcacgaataagcTGAGCCGGAGTGatacagcctcacagaaaaccgacgtgaaacaacgcttgcgttgtgtttctttgtgtgagtgaggttgacggatgcccaattacccccttcccaatccccgattacccaacaacccttaaattcctaaccgttAAAGTTAAAgctaaagttttattttatactgtgtctggaattgtgcccaatatatggcattacgctcacctcctattacatgggacttacagcatacattgtgaaaagtggtgtatattgtatagcggcattacgtgctgtaatgtgccttcccctaccccttcggagattaaaggcgtttcgatatatattttatcatcCACCTTTTAAATCATCGCACAGACATACAATGCAAGTAAAACGAAAGCAATTATtgtgtagtattttatttttttataaaaaatgttttaattttcgatttgttttttggtgcatcgtgcccggtgcaaaataaatattttttctttctttctttctttaaaaaagctTGTAATATCTTACCCCTTGTCTACCCTCTACATCTACATCCGTGTTGCATTCCGGACAGACAACCTTGCCATTTTTCCTTCTTGCCGCCGCCGCACGAGTCTGAAACAatgaaatatacattttattattcaactagctgacccgcgcaacttcgtttgcgtgtatcccgctacttcgacaaatacagtcaacgcaccaacacatattggatactaattttcaattcacaataacttctctttcccttaaccgcgtttaaaatattaaaatgttttttggtttctgtgactcttctttgatcgccccccctatcagtttttggaaaaaatatttaagtaatgtacagatttttttttgtcttatatgtatagatcaaagtcgtagtacctactttttatcgAAGGATCGTAATTCATAGcagaattttctttatttacccATGAATTAGTAACTCGTGCTGATTCTCTGTCCCTCTGAACCCTATGCCAATCTCGATCTTGGGTAAGGCGAACCTCACGCTCTGCTGAAGATTCTCTCTCTCTCGCAGCTCTTACACCATCTCGAAGCTGACTGAGTCGCGCCTCACGCTCTATTGACGATTCTCTGTCCCTCTGAACCCTACGCCTATCTCGATCTCGGCTGCGGCGGACCTCACGTTCTGCTGAagactctctctctctcgcagCTCTATATCTATCCCGAGCCTGACTGAGGCTTTCCTCACGTTCCGTTAACGATTCTTCATCTCTTGCTGAACGTGTTCTTCTGGCATTCACTGTACTACGACCTATGTTAGAACGTCCACGTCTTCTAGGCATgactatatttaattattacacacACATTATGACACTAACTGAAATTAACTgaattatgaaacaaaagaaagataCCTATTCTATTAAGTTCTTTTTCTGAACTTATCTTACCTtaaattacgatttttttttaattatttccctaatattaaattgacctaactttaaattttaaccaaaatcttaatagaaaatatcaaaaataaatgcgatttaatactaaccttagaatacaatacctattattatcatacaattatTGTTGTCGCGCTGAAaagcacgttttatttttctcaaagagCTGCGATAAATAAACGCGTCCGATCGCTTCCAATTTCAAAGTGCTAATGGGGAGCCGCTGCCGCCGACGcgctatttatagggacgctgcccctgccgccgcggccggcccgtaccgtgccgcaatactaatatcgtgatatctcctaaactatatgtctaaataacacactgtaaactgcaaaaataatctaaattaaatgctcgtgatgatgaacttacttattatgataaggatatatgtattattggttatatcaccagttaaacatcacccaacgaattaaatgtttttttaatacagaaaagtagtttttgtgacttaaataaaaaagctggatatatgtcatcgcggacttttttgtagaactaataaagaccaatgtttttgctatacattgttcttacttgtatccaacggtataagcggcgcacgcacaaatgcaatcttcaattagatttttttctgacttcttggacataaatcgctataactcagctaacatagtttcaatgtatttcaattatatataaaaacctgtcggagaaaatactctttctattagtgaaaaccgcatcaaaatccgttgcgtagttttaaagttttatgcatacgaagggactacagacaaaatgggcgactttgttttatactatgtatagaagAGATATagaagtcaaagcatttatttcaattaacctctcgtatgccgtatataagacaacaatagaaaactcattgtgtctcgcgaggatccacgttccaaacatacgaagggttaatcctaaataaggcacttttgaaacgtcaaattgaatagtccgtcagtctgtctgtcagtgaagctaggcgctcgttccaaagtgtagcttcgaatggagaagaacgagcaagaaactccatcctCCTAtcctagcgacccgccccagcttcgcatgcgtgcaatggtgatatattacgcatttattatacatataaaccttcctcttgaatcactctacctattacaaaaaaccgcatcgaaatccgatgcgtaattttaaagatttaaatatacagacaaacagacaaaaattgcgACTTTGtcttatactatgtagtgatgtgaCTAGCACGCcactcccataccgctgcaactcctgtaagccaggatctgcagtagatacaaccatgaaaacaccggaacactgaagtccggcgcgtcccagggacatgaatgactgtcttggatcccgcaacgaaataaatcagaagatatattattagaggagaagaaaaagcttgcattttattaaaaacgtaaacattcaacatttttttatctttattaatttaggtTCTTTTGGTCAGcggccatccataaattacgtcacacgaatttcatgatttttgaccccctcccccgtccttatcacaattggtcacatttgtgagacctccccctccctagtgtgacgtcacatttcataATTGTActctagaaataattatttaattaaaacagcagttccaaaacttgttttatttcgattaaacatgtttttattttagtaaattttattaacacaacagatagattatattatttaaaatgtagtaGAAATATATAATTGGTTActgcttacttattattttacgagtGAGTTcagtaagtttatcaatttacgaaaatgtggacgtaaaatattacaatttacctCCCGTTTAGAATCATacaaaagtttataaacttcctagtaaattgataaacttacggatcttgttatttttcgGTGACATATATAAATACAGGCGACCCGCTCAGGCTCCGCACGGGTACAACATACagccaggggccttagtctgctattacaattgtgtcagaatggtcgataattgagcagtgcaagagggacggagctatgtaggttgtatagctccgtccctgtTGCACTGCACAATGATCGactattctgacacaattgtaatagcagactaaggtccCTGATTTTTTATCACCAGCGAAAGTTTTTCTTAGTTAGGTaccattcaaacattccatttttaaataaaaatcattttataaaaataataaccaacTTCACTGAAGTAAATCGGTTAAAATCAACACTAGATcaaatggtcaaaataacttttatttcggaggtcggtgttaaataacaaacaaacaataatgagaaacaccgactttcgaaatcaaagtcaatttgacCATTTTATTgatctttttaaccgattttcatTGAACACattgaagtcggttatttttttatattatttttttttcttttgtttaaaaatgtaatgtttgaaTGACACataactctcagaaaaaaacGTCTAATGATAAACAAATCAGATAAATCAATCACTGAAAAAATggtcgactgcctcgttggtcgagtggtcgcaagtgcgactgccgaacaaggggtttcgggttcgattcccgggtcgggcaaagtattactgggcttctttcggatttacgaaaatttctcggtagtagcatcCGTACTACTACGCCAGACTccggtctggaattgtgtccaggatatggcaataggctcaccccctattacatgggactttaacacaaaatggtgaaaagtgggtgtacattgaaaagcggcattacgtgccgtaatgagcacctctgcctaccccttcggggataaaaggcgtgaagttgtgtgtgtgtgtgtgaaaaaATTGGTAATAGATGAcagaattttctttatttacccATAGCTTCGGCTTGCGACTTCGTCTGCGGAAAACTTCTTTTAACATAAGATAACACTCAGTGACTGTTGCTCGCTGTCTTTCTGTTGCTAGACGCTGCGAGCGCTGAGCGCTAGTCTCCCTAAACCTCGTTTCGGAGTCATGCTGCCTTTTTAAATCAGCGAGACGTTGCGCACGTTCAGCGCTAATTTCTCGAGCACGGGCTCGCGATGCTCTCATGACATTTTGTCTAGCGAGCCGCTGTGAGCGCTCGGAGCTTGTTTCTCGGGCGCGTGCTTGCGAATTATGTTTTCTATTTCTCGAGCGGCGCTGCTTATTTTCTGGGGCAGATTCTTCCGTACGGCGAACTTGAGCTGCTTTTGCATAGGATGCCTGCCGGGATAATTGCGATTTCCTTTTAGGCATGCTCGTTTCTTTATTAGAAAACACACTACAcagacttgaaaaaaaaaaatatgaagaataAACAGCGACTCGACCACCGCTTTATTTATACTAAACAATCGTaaagaaattacaatatttaccgaTTATTTCGAAGTACGAACATACTAAACGTACACCGAAATAAACGTAATTGAATTTCCGTTATTTAATCTTATCTGTATGATGTGCTTGTGacactgaaataatttattttgataataattattattttgttgcttaAATAATCCACCAAAAGTAAGTCagccgatttttttttaaacataatacgtaggtataaaatataaaaatatggtgtcgccgacttttttgtagaaatcaTTAAGAAAAACCAGATTGCCatacattgttttcaattttaagcAACAGTTgcttattatgtttaaaaaaaaaaaaaccgctttatttagtttagtatAAATAAAGCGGTGGTCGAGTCGCTGtttgttcatttttttttctgtcttaaGTCTGTGTAGTGGCTTAAAATTTGCCTTGTTTTCTAAAAGGGCGCAGGTAGACGTCCGTgttgaccggagcgagtggtggtcaccgcgggGCGGGGCGGAacttaatgacgtgccacgcaatgtgatcaggggccttagtctgctattacaattgtgtcagaatggtcgatcattgagcagtgatcgaccattctgacacaattgtaatagcagactaaggcccctgtattaaaaaatatagccaaataagtgagatatttgatttgtacgcacccctgcgccgatcttaccccaacgcacctttTTGGCTCTCCGTACCCGACGTGTATATTCTCTTTGCCGGCGGAGGCGAATCTCCCGCTCTAATGAAGATTCTCTCTCTCTTTTAACTCTATGACTCTCCCGATCCCGAGCGAGTCGTTGCTCACGCTCCGTTGACGATTCTCGAGCTCTTGCTAACCGTCTTCTTTTGGCACCCACTGTCATAAAACTAAGGTTCGATCGCGGACGAGGCATGACTTTACAATTCCTGTACAACATTTACTCAGCTATACAGGGTTATTTGTAAAACACTGCTAAGCACAGGATTGTGTTACTAACATCATAAACAACAACTTTTGTTCTatgactttttacaaaacataatacactagttacttccgcgcggtttcacccgttctgcttGGCCCCTGTTGGTCATAGGGtgtgttttatagcctatagccttcctcgataaatgcactatacaacacaaaaagaattattcaaatcggaccagtagttccggagattagcgcgttcaaacaaacaaaccaactcttcagctttataattatcgtaaaataaaatagtaaatagtaaacatagtaaatatagtaatagtatataaaagaaaacaaacgtTCAAGATTTCGTTGTCCAATCTAGCACATTTCAATTCTGTATTTTGCTGTGGCTaccaccaggggccttagttaTACAACCtactatgtaggttgtatagctccgtccctcttgcactgctcagtgatcgaccattctgacacaattgtaatagcagactaaggccccagtaaTAACGCGATGCAAGCGCATCGAAGCGAGCGACCGACTGAGGCTCCCTAGAGTATATTACGTTCTGTGGACTGAGAGGACTCGTAAATAggtcaagtttttttttatgtaacacctgatgattacctgatggtaagcaatcgccgccgcccatggacacttgaaacaccagaggcgttacaagtgcgttgccggcttttttggagttgggaatttaagggttgttggagaattggggattgggaagattgagaaggggggaattgggcaaCAAGTTCAAACGAACACGCCCGAACCCCGCTCCCCACCGCTATTGTATGTACTATTGCTTAACATAGACTTGGAAACATTTAGAGtgtttaatttaagtattttaagcaTATATTGCATAGCTTCTATCGCGGGTCTTAAGCGTGAAGACCGAATCCAGAAATTTCGTAACGAAAAAAACCTAACACCCCCCACTCTTAGAACAATTTGACAGTTCATAATTGAAGTGGCGCCGTCTTTGTGTAGCTAAACTTGACAAAAAAGTTCAACCAAAACTTAACAGGTGGCGTTACTATcgcatataataatatttcattgtaattgcataatttgataaaaaaaaatgctatgcAATAGCGTTACAAAATGAAAATGCACCcaaattttcaatcgaaaattcacgcgtcaaactatcagctttttttaaaaaggtcgGTGGGCTTTTTGGTCATTAAAATCTCTATTTTTTGTTAAcagggaataaaaaaagcaagcaaatgcaaatgattaaaaagttacattttattttatcagcaaataagtccttaaaacaacttaaaacctagtgttaccctccctagccctgatgactgcttcTATGCTTTCTTtcgaattaatgtgacaacagtctcttgaggaatgttatcccattctgaatacattgacaacatttttgtaaacgttacgtgctgatgagatctgttgtgtttaggaattctaactgttgttaatttaaaggtcgttaaacgtactttcaattgataccaatattaataaggtgtaatgtattcgttactggcgggacatgttttaaacttacaattttgtgcgatttttgtgacgccgagtgtatttCTATGACCCTTCTTCCTGAAACTTGGAAcggttttatttcttcattgttTGTATCCTAAAACAATGCAAGCATACACATTTGTAAATTGTTAGTATAAGTGTATtctaacacaataaaatataatagtccTCCTGACCGTTTCTGGTCACAGCGACTAATCTAAGCGGAGATTAGCTAACTGCGCGGGACatttatagtgcacaagtgtgtgcgcagaCGCAGGCATAGGCGTACTCTCATAGTCAGATGGGATGGAAATCAGAAACGATCAGAGAGAGAGAGCAGGCGCGGGACCAACGGCTTAACGTGCTTTCAGAGGCACGGGGGTATCATACTTCCAACTTCCAAACTCCGGGCAACTGCTGAGAAATTTCATATGGAGTTTTcatccgacccgggaattgaacctgagaTCTCATGCTCATTTAGTCGCCCTTGTGACCACGAGACTACAACAActacaagaataaaatatattaaaacttacATTAGAGGTTTCGAAATTATTATCGTAAGAAGAAGTACTACAACCGGGTTGGTCATCATATCCTTCCAAACGCTCTTTGATTGTATTGCTCTGAATCCTGTGTAAAAAGGATAAGATGATAATAAATGGTCacgataaaaaaacatatttacaataatCAAAATACTTACTGGCTTTTCTGTGATGCAAATCTATTGGCACGAAGTTTTTTACGAGATATTGCTCCAAAAAGCTTAGGCCTTGGCatctaaaacaataaatgaaattgtaaagGTGTACACTTTACTGATTTTACTCGTTCCGTTACAGTAATAGGTAAAGTAGATGACTTTTGACTTcatcattaataaaacaaaaagaaaaaacatgcGGACCCGAAAACCATAAAAAACTGTCAAAAAAACTTTCTTGGCGCTATCtaggaatttaattttcactccgtattcgatattagcgaccccaaaaaccacaacaatgacactcatgtcgaaaaattaatatatttatgtcggcgccatcttgaacttagatttaacctcatgttcaaaataatataacgaaacattctatattcagtaaaataaaaaatatcttaccttGTCAAgttgctcgtacagaatgtgtaaaatatcaagattggtttgtgaagtataatatcaaatattttgtactcatATAGCAATCTTTTTCAAGGCGATTTTCtgtaacaggcgacgcagcgtccactCACGACAGCGCCCGAGCGCAGACTAAAATTTCATTAGACATTTTctatctaataaatctaaatagtaaacaaataaaataaccctttattgctacgctttaaagttgatgtcttACAGCAAAATAGgaacaaaaaattaaacgggaacttttatttttttccgagacaatttgtaatattttcgtaatt
This is a stretch of genomic DNA from Spodoptera frugiperda isolate SF20-4 chromosome 24, AGI-APGP_CSIRO_Sfru_2.0, whole genome shotgun sequence. It encodes these proteins:
- the LOC118278959 gene encoding trichohyalin isoform X1; translated protein: MLYRNCKVMPRPRSNLSFMTVGAKRRRLARARESSTEREQRLARDRESHRVKRERESSLEREIRLRRQREYTRRVRRAKKVRWGKIGAGASYAKAAQVRRTEESAPENKQRRSRNRKHNSQARARETSSERSQRLARQNVMRASRARAREISAERAQRLADLKRQHDSETRFRETSAQRSQRLATERQRATVTECYLMLKEVFRRRSRKPKLWTRAAAARRKNGKVVCPECNTDVDVEGRQGDKATAMLVNVYQYFATEGTKLSPSQLRERTALCTGASEEDVEHALGLYWSQTGDSDSQEAPSRKRRRVEEQPGDESHPLYVEVEVEAAEDEENGEEDPLTSEEEDIKPDITETCIQPVSQSSYIPVEDIKKETTEFEDGVS
- the LOC118278959 gene encoding uncharacterized protein LOC118278959 isoform X8 is translated as MPRPKLFGAISRKKLRANRFASQKSQIQSNTIKERLEGYDDQPGCSTSSYDNNFETSNDTNNEEIKPFQVSGRRVIEIHSASQKSHKITRAAAARRKNGKVVCPECNTDVDVEGRQGDKATAMLVNVYQYFATEGTKLSPSQLRERTALCTGASEEDVEHALGLYWSQTGDSDSQEAPSRKRRRVEEQPGDESHPLYVEVEVEAAEDEENGEEDPLTSEEEDIKPDITETCIQPVSQSSYIPVEDIKKETTEFEDGVS
- the LOC118278959 gene encoding uncharacterized protein LOC118278959 isoform X6, giving the protein MPKRKSQLSRQASYAKAAQVRRTEESAPENKQRRSRNRKHNSQARARETSSERSQRLARQNVMRASRARAREISAERAQRLADLKRQHDSETRFRETSAQRSQRLATERQRATVTECYLMLKEVFRRRSRKPKLWTRAAAARRKNGKVVCPECNTDVDVEGRQGDKATAMLVNVYQYFATEGTKLSPSQLRERTALCTGASEEDVEHALGLYWSQTGDSDSQEAPSRKRRRVEEQPGDESHPLYVEVEVEAAEDEENGEEDPLTSEEEDIKPDITETCIQPVSQSSYIPVEDIKKETTEFEDGVS
- the LOC118278959 gene encoding uncharacterized protein LOC118278959 isoform X7 → MPRRRGRSNIGRSTVNARRTRSARDEESLTEREESLSQARDRYRAARERESSAEREVRRSRDRDRRRVQRDRESSIEREARLSQLRDGVRAARERESSAEREVRLTQDRDWHRVQRDRESARVTNSWTRAAAARRKNGKVVCPECNTDVDVEGRQGDKATAMLVNVYQYFATEGTKLSPSQLRERTALCTGASEEDVEHALGLYWSQTGDSDSQEAPSRKRRRVEEQPGDESHPLYVEVEVEAAEDEENGEEDPLTSEEEDIKPDITETCIQPVSQSSYIPVEDIKKETTEFEDGVS
- the LOC118278959 gene encoding uncharacterized protein LOC118278959 isoform X2; this encodes MPRPKLFGAISRKKLRANRFASQKSQIQSNTIKERLEGYDDQPGCSTSSYDNNFETSNDTNNEEIKPFQVSGRRVIEIHSASQKSHKIASYAKAAQVRRTEESAPENKQRRSRNRKHNSQARARETSSERSQRLARQNVMRASRARAREISAERAQRLADLKRQHDSETRFRETSAQRSQRLATERQRATVTECYLMLKEVFRRRSRKPKLWTRAAAARRKNGKVVCPECNTDVDVEGRQGDKATAMLVNVYQYFATEGTKLSPSQLRERTALCTGASEEDVEHALGLYWSQTGDSDSQEAPSRKRRRVEEQPGDESHPLYVEVEVEAAEDEENGEEDPLTSEEEDIKPDITETCIQPVSQSSYIPVEDIKKETTEFEDGVS
- the LOC118278959 gene encoding trichohyalin isoform X3 — encoded protein: MLYRNCKVMPRPRSNLSFMTVGAKRRRLARARESSTEREQRLARDRESHRVKRERESSLEREIRLRRQREYTRRVRRAKKASYAKAAQVRRTEESAPENKQRRSRNRKHNSQARARETSSERSQRLARQNVMRASRARAREISAERAQRLADLKRQHDSETRFRETSAQRSQRLATERQRATVTECYLMLKEVFRRRSRKPKLWTRAAAARRKNGKVVCPECNTDVDVEGRQGDKATAMLVNVYQYFATEGTKLSPSQLRERTALCTGASEEDVEHALGLYWSQTGDSDSQEAPSRKRRRVEEQPGDESHPLYVEVEVEAAEDEENGEEDPLTSEEEDIKPDITETCIQPVSQSSYIPVEDIKKETTEFEDGVS